The following proteins come from a genomic window of Campylobacter coli 76339:
- a CDS encoding Putative mechanosensitive ion channel, with protein MLKEYKELNFAHSLSAPENIETLSKLTNPLAIIGAFSHIKKLRGEKEEYAFKFNDFKNLVEKIREKNSELKELVRLDSNIENIEALKASDKKLEEFDQALKFASVSYSVYEKKIDDEITRVSAEIKVQGLRAINIVIAIVIVIAISFMLKFVAKKYIKDNERYYTATKIINFINLNIIFLILLFAYIENITYLVTILGFASAGLAIAMKDMFMSMLGWCVIVFGGSFRVGDRVKVFQNDTAYIGDIIDISFLRITLYEDITLETYSKNRRAGRIVFIPNNYVFTNLISNYTHHGMKTILDGIDINITFDSNIEKAQAIVEEIVNRLAKGYTELAKKTMKRLQNEYSIRNPKVEPRFFVLFEHWGMRISAWYMTNSYAALILRSAISKEIIKEFSKHEDIKIAYPAQNLYLGNLNQNPSENHYNFTHFHTKDNN; from the coding sequence GTGCTGAAAGAATATAAAGAATTAAACTTTGCTCATAGTCTTAGCGCGCCTGAAAATATAGAAACTTTATCTAAACTTACCAATCCTTTGGCGATTATCGGAGCTTTTTCTCATATTAAGAAATTAAGAGGAGAAAAAGAAGAATATGCTTTTAAATTTAATGATTTTAAGAATTTAGTAGAAAAAATCAGAGAGAAAAATTCAGAACTTAAAGAATTAGTCAGACTTGATTCAAATATTGAAAACATAGAAGCATTAAAAGCATCGGATAAAAAACTTGAAGAATTTGATCAAGCCTTAAAATTTGCTAGTGTTTCTTATTCTGTCTATGAAAAAAAAATCGATGATGAAATCACAAGAGTAAGTGCTGAAATCAAAGTACAGGGCTTAAGAGCGATCAATATAGTCATAGCCATTGTTATTGTTATAGCTATTTCTTTTATGTTGAAATTTGTCGCTAAAAAATATATCAAAGATAATGAAAGATATTATACAGCAACAAAGATTATTAATTTTATCAATCTTAATATCATTTTTCTTATTTTGCTTTTTGCCTATATAGAAAATATAACCTATCTTGTTACCATACTTGGTTTTGCATCAGCGGGCTTGGCTATTGCTATGAAGGATATGTTTATGTCTATGCTTGGATGGTGCGTGATTGTTTTTGGTGGAAGCTTTAGGGTTGGAGATCGCGTGAAAGTTTTTCAAAATGATACAGCTTATATAGGCGACATCATAGATATTTCTTTTTTGCGTATCACCTTATATGAGGATATTACACTTGAAACCTATAGTAAAAATCGTAGAGCAGGGCGTATCGTTTTTATACCTAACAACTATGTTTTTACAAATCTTATTTCTAACTATACCCATCATGGTATGAAAACGATTTTAGATGGTATAGATATTAATATTACTTTTGATTCCAATATAGAAAAAGCACAAGCTATAGTTGAAGAAATTGTCAATCGTCTAGCAAAGGGCTATACAGAACTGGCTAAAAAAACAATGAAAAGACTGCAAAATGAATACAGTATAAGAAATCCTAAAGTAGAGCCTAGATTTTTCGTACTTTTTGAGCATTGGGGGATGAGAATTTCTGCTTGGTATATGACAAATTCATATGCAGCATTGATACTTCGAAGCGCTATTAGTAAAGAGATTATTAAAGAATTTAGCAAGCATGAGGATATAAAAATAGCCTATCCGGCTCAAAATTTGTATTTAGGAAATTTAAATCAAAATCCTTCAGAGAATCATTATAACTTTACGCATTTTCATACAAAGGATAATAATTGA
- a CDS encoding Putative mechanosensitive ion channel: protein MKKILLLLCFSLFAFGDMNRTIVENINGKISNLDTVIGASIWNTRYENFIKYQDINDELIILNLELKK, encoded by the coding sequence ATGAAAAAAATCCTTCTTTTACTCTGCTTTAGCCTTTTTGCCTTTGGCGATATGAATCGCACCATTGTTGAGAATATTAATGGAAAAATAAGCAATCTAGACACTGTCATCGGAGCTAGCATTTGGAATACACGCTATGAAAATTTTATCAAATATCAAGATATAAACGATGAACTTATTATTTTAAATTTAGAATTAAAAAAATAA
- a CDS encoding MiaB family protein, possibly involved in tRNA or rRNA modification, translating to MKEKVFFKTFGCRTNIYDTELLKSYVKDYEIVNDEEKAQIIVVNSCTVTNGADSGIKSYINSMQKKGVRVILTGCGAVSKGKELLDKKQVFGVLGASNKDKINEFLGLKTSFYELGNLNFIDKDIVCEYENHTKAFVKIQEGCDFACSYCIIPSVRGKSRSVDEQALLKQVEILGANGYSEVVLTGTNIGSYGLKNGTTLGKLLQKMGQISGIKRIRLGSLEPAQIDESFLEILDERWMERHLHIALQHTSEKMLRIMRRRSHTDNDLKLFNTIASKGYALGTDFIVGHPGETKELWDEALKHFQEFPLTHIHAFIFSPRNNTHSATMKDVINGAVAKERLNTLKAIIENNNYQFRKRVETPLEILVENQKDDFFEGYDQFFNKIKIKSSKDIAKEWLKLERYEVREKYNFADLEG from the coding sequence TTGAAAGAAAAAGTTTTTTTTAAAACCTTTGGATGTCGCACCAATATATACGATACAGAGCTTTTAAAAAGCTATGTAAAAGATTATGAAATCGTAAATGATGAAGAAAAAGCGCAAATCATCGTAGTTAATTCTTGCACCGTTACCAATGGTGCAGATAGTGGGATAAAATCTTATATTAATTCCATGCAGAAAAAAGGTGTTAGAGTCATACTCACGGGTTGTGGCGCGGTAAGTAAAGGCAAAGAGCTTTTAGATAAAAAACAGGTTTTTGGGGTGCTCGGAGCATCAAACAAGGATAAGATCAATGAATTTTTAGGTTTAAAGACAAGTTTTTACGAACTTGGAAATTTAAATTTTATAGATAAAGATATAGTTTGTGAGTATGAAAATCATACTAAAGCCTTTGTTAAAATTCAAGAAGGTTGTGATTTTGCTTGTTCTTATTGTATCATCCCTAGTGTGCGTGGCAAATCAAGAAGTGTTGATGAACAGGCTTTGTTAAAGCAGGTTGAAATTTTAGGAGCAAACGGCTATAGCGAAGTGGTTCTAACAGGTACAAATATAGGTTCATATGGGCTTAAAAATGGAACAACGCTAGGCAAGCTTTTGCAAAAAATGGGTCAAATTTCAGGTATAAAACGCATCAGGCTAGGCAGTTTAGAACCTGCTCAAATTGACGAAAGTTTTTTAGAAATTTTAGATGAAAGATGGATGGAGCGACATTTACATATCGCTTTACAGCATACAAGCGAAAAAATGCTTCGTATCATGAGAAGAAGATCACATACAGATAATGACTTGAAGCTTTTTAATACCATAGCTAGTAAAGGGTATGCTTTAGGAACCGATTTTATAGTAGGACATCCAGGAGAAACTAAGGAGCTTTGGGATGAGGCTTTAAAGCATTTTCAAGAATTTCCGCTTACTCATATCCATGCTTTTATTTTTAGTCCTAGAAACAATACGCATTCGGCCACTATGAAAGATGTCATAAATGGTGCTGTGGCTAAAGAAAGATTAAACACTTTAAAGGCTATTATAGAAAATAACAACTATCAATTTAGAAAAAGAGTTGAAACTCCACTTGAAATTTTGGTTGAAAATCAAAAAGATGATTTTTTTGAGGGCTATGATCAGTTTTTTAATAAAATAAAAATCAAAAGCAGTAAGGATATAGCAAAAGAATGGCTAAAATTAGAGCGATACGAAGTGCGAGAAAAGTATAATTTTGCAGATTTAGAGGGTTAA
- a CDS encoding TrkA domain protein, whose protein sequence is MNHILIIIDGILAKHFLERLCFEKGLGYFFTIVCQNEESINLGTNSEYIEFHHFDPTSTARLESIMNKSFKQAFIYMQDEFETKKTYEALRSLDANLEIEIMDFWGLNINDVHVNLADARMTLSRRFMDLLPDIALTAYCVGLGVGEVMEVKIPAGSIFAYRHISSIQQKRWRIVLIYRNSKIYFVKPSFVLQPNDSILIVGDPVVLQSIFHNIRGKVGQFPLPFGSNIFTLIDMKKMSEDVQERLLDTTLQLVKRSNAKKFFIRVLNPKLGTLYDRMKQLSDEQESIFFDFFNTDFKNLNSFLENNDIGIILTDFKHFEQEKKTFFELKIPVLKIGEGKFENIQNAVILSADETELENNANVITDLSKQLDFDVTLYYYNPNLQNTTDMEEYFGSLSKLYDKNIQIISKNDENPILSLSYRADLLQFVSFEKGLLEGEFSKSLSTNLNRHYSKMRQNYQLFIPVE, encoded by the coding sequence ATGAATCATATTTTAATAATAATCGATGGTATTTTAGCAAAGCATTTCTTAGAAAGGCTTTGTTTTGAAAAAGGCTTGGGATATTTTTTTACCATAGTTTGTCAAAATGAAGAAAGTATAAATTTGGGCACAAATAGCGAATATATAGAATTTCATCATTTTGATCCTACTAGTACAGCTCGACTTGAGAGTATTATGAATAAATCTTTTAAACAAGCTTTTATTTATATGCAGGATGAATTTGAAACTAAGAAAACTTATGAAGCCTTGCGCTCTTTGGATGCAAATTTAGAGATTGAAATAATGGATTTTTGGGGCTTAAATATCAACGATGTCCATGTAAATTTAGCCGATGCTAGAATGACTTTGAGTCGAAGATTTATGGATTTGTTGCCTGATATTGCTTTAACGGCTTATTGTGTTGGACTGGGTGTTGGGGAAGTTATGGAGGTCAAAATTCCTGCAGGATCGATTTTTGCATACAGGCATATTAGCTCTATTCAGCAAAAAAGATGGCGCATAGTGCTCATTTATAGGAATTCTAAAATTTATTTTGTTAAGCCGTCTTTTGTTTTGCAGCCCAATGATAGTATTTTGATTGTAGGTGATCCTGTTGTTCTTCAAAGTATTTTTCATAATATCAGGGGCAAAGTAGGGCAATTTCCATTGCCTTTTGGAAGCAATATCTTTACCCTTATTGATATGAAAAAAATGAGTGAAGATGTGCAAGAAAGATTATTAGATACTACATTGCAACTGGTTAAAAGAAGCAATGCTAAGAAATTTTTCATAAGAGTGCTCAATCCTAAGCTAGGCACCCTATACGATAGAATGAAACAGCTTTCAGATGAGCAAGAAAGTATATTTTTTGATTTTTTTAATACGGATTTTAAAAATTTAAATTCTTTTTTAGAAAATAATGATATAGGTATTATTCTTACAGATTTTAAACATTTTGAACAAGAGAAAAAAACTTTTTTTGAGTTGAAAATTCCTGTTTTAAAAATAGGCGAGGGCAAATTTGAAAATATTCAAAATGCTGTTATTTTAAGTGCTGATGAAACTGAACTTGAAAATAATGCAAATGTGATTACAGATCTTAGTAAGCAGCTTGATTTTGATGTTACTTTGTATTATTATAATCCTAATTTGCAAAATACTACGGATATGGAGGAATATTTTGGAAGTTTATCTAAACTTTATGATAAAAATATCCAGATTATCAGTAAAAATGACGAAAATCCTATTTTATCCTTATCTTACCGTGCAGATTTATTACAGTTTGTAAGTTTTGAAAAAGGGCTTTTAGAGGGAGAATTTAGCAAGAGTTTAAGTACTAATCTCAATAGACATTATTCCAAAATGAGGCAAAATTATCAACTTTTTATACCTGTAGAATAA
- a CDS encoding 3-dehydroquinate synthase: MQINVDLKENAYKVYIDELDNLELDTKVFILSNPKVSGLHLKTLLSKIKSKELFIATIEDGEEYKNLVTLEKILNQMFNSKLNRKSILISFGGGVISDMGGFAASIYQRGIDFINIPTTLLACVDAAVGGKTGINNAFGKNLIGTFYQPKAVYCESEFLRTLGRRELAAGMAEFVKMAVMFDKDLLEFIEAINKDSFLNATCENEIFTQIISKSVELKARVVECDEKESGLRMLLNYGHTFAHVIENFTDYKQYLHGEAVAIGMNMANRLALKLGLLNKEECERIEKILLQFNLPTHYKIDNIDEFYEAFFMDKKSSNQKLNFILANSLGKGIIKDDIAKEVILETLREFQ; encoded by the coding sequence ATGCAGATAAATGTAGATTTAAAAGAAAATGCTTATAAAGTTTATATAGACGAGTTGGATAATTTAGAGTTAGATACTAAAGTTTTTATACTTTCAAATCCTAAAGTTTCAGGACTTCATTTAAAAACATTATTATCCAAAATTAAAAGCAAAGAACTTTTTATAGCAACAATAGAAGACGGTGAAGAATATAAAAATTTAGTCACTTTGGAAAAAATTTTAAACCAAATGTTTAATTCTAAACTCAACCGAAAAAGCATACTGATAAGCTTTGGTGGTGGAGTGATTAGCGATATGGGTGGGTTTGCAGCAAGTATTTATCAAAGAGGGATTGATTTTATCAATATTCCCACCACGCTTTTAGCTTGTGTAGATGCTGCAGTAGGTGGCAAAACAGGGATAAATAATGCTTTTGGAAAAAATTTAATAGGTACTTTTTATCAACCCAAAGCTGTGTATTGTGAAAGTGAATTTTTAAGAACTTTAGGCAGAAGAGAATTAGCCGCAGGGATGGCTGAATTTGTCAAAATGGCAGTAATGTTTGATAAAGATTTGCTTGAGTTTATAGAGGCGATTAATAAGGACAGTTTTTTAAATGCGACTTGCGAAAATGAAATTTTTACTCAAATTATTTCTAAAAGCGTGGAGCTTAAAGCAAGAGTTGTAGAGTGTGATGAAAAAGAGTCGGGCTTAAGAATGCTTTTAAATTATGGCCATACTTTTGCTCATGTGATAGAGAATTTTACAGACTATAAACAGTATTTGCATGGTGAAGCAGTGGCTATAGGGATGAATATGGCAAATCGCTTGGCTTTAAAATTAGGATTGCTAAACAAAGAAGAATGTGAAAGAATAGAGAAAATTTTACTTCAATTTAATTTGCCAACGCATTATAAGATTGACAATATTGACGAGTTTTATGAAGCTTTTTTCATGGATAAAAAAAGTTCTAATCAAAAATTAAATTTTATTCTTGCAAATTCTTTAGGCAAGGGGATAATAAAAGATGATATCGCCAAAGAAGTGATACTAGAAACTTTGAGAGAATTTCAATGA
- a CDS encoding Cell division protein FtsH produces MKNKKIILISFLILCLLFGILYFKNEPKYIDENLYQSLLSQNLIEKAVIDKDEIWLKAKGENYVIVKDGIDIKVLLSKVPVEIKKDNALWVFFVLLVFLVALLLSFIYFARKKELTKYPISNKTQAQASTTNLESSNIKPVISNVTFNDVAGVSEVKMELSELVDFLQNPKKYKDFGVKMPKGVLMVGPPGVGKTLIAKAVAGEAGVPFFYQSGSSFVEIYVGMGAKRVRELFSRAKMMAPSIIFIDEIDAVGKARGEMSNVERDSTLNQLLTQMDGFEDNSGVIVIAATNKIELMDPALLRSGRFDRRIFLSLPDFKDRLKILEIYMKGKNNNIDLNKIAKASVGFSGAGLETLVNEAAINALRRNSSLVEESDFYAVLNKVLLGKKKILSFNDEEKGIQATYQAAKALSAYYFDIGFEKITLIEDRFKEYEHAIRSKSELINRIKVYLAGSRAMNLIYNESYTNSQNDFLKVKELLDYMMSFDMLEEPNLNEIKKELDEFLSPLKEKISMLAKILLEKEKIEYSDVKEVVQI; encoded by the coding sequence ATGAAAAATAAAAAAATTATATTGATATCTTTTCTTATCTTGTGCTTACTTTTTGGAATTTTGTATTTTAAAAATGAACCTAAATACATAGATGAAAATCTTTACCAAAGTTTATTAAGTCAAAATTTAATCGAAAAAGCAGTGATTGATAAGGATGAAATTTGGCTCAAAGCTAAGGGTGAGAACTATGTGATCGTAAAAGATGGTATAGATATTAAAGTACTTTTATCAAAAGTTCCTGTAGAAATCAAAAAAGACAATGCTTTGTGGGTATTTTTTGTTTTGCTTGTATTTTTGGTTGCGCTTTTGTTAAGCTTTATTTACTTTGCACGTAAAAAGGAGCTGACTAAATATCCTATATCCAACAAAACCCAAGCTCAAGCTTCTACTACAAATTTAGAAAGTTCTAATATAAAACCTGTGATTTCTAATGTCACTTTTAATGATGTAGCAGGTGTGAGTGAAGTAAAAATGGAGCTTAGTGAACTTGTGGATTTTTTACAAAATCCCAAAAAATACAAAGATTTTGGTGTAAAAATGCCAAAGGGTGTTTTAATGGTAGGACCTCCAGGAGTAGGAAAAACTTTGATCGCTAAGGCGGTTGCGGGTGAAGCAGGGGTGCCATTTTTTTATCAAAGTGGATCAAGTTTTGTTGAAATTTATGTAGGAATGGGAGCTAAAAGAGTAAGAGAGCTTTTTTCTAGGGCTAAAATGATGGCTCCTAGTATCATTTTTATCGATGAGATTGATGCGGTGGGCAAAGCAAGGGGTGAAATGTCCAATGTTGAGAGAGATAGTACCTTAAATCAACTCTTAACTCAGATGGATGGTTTTGAAGATAATAGCGGTGTTATCGTAATTGCTGCAACTAATAAAATCGAACTAATGGATCCGGCTTTGCTTCGTTCAGGGCGTTTTGATAGACGCATTTTTTTATCTTTGCCAGATTTTAAAGATAGGCTTAAAATTTTAGAAATTTATATGAAAGGTAAAAATAACAATATCGATTTAAATAAAATTGCAAAAGCAAGCGTAGGTTTTAGTGGTGCGGGACTTGAAACTTTAGTTAATGAAGCAGCTATCAACGCTTTAAGAAGAAATAGTTCTTTAGTAGAAGAAAGTGATTTTTACGCTGTATTAAATAAAGTACTTTTAGGAAAGAAAAAAATTCTAAGTTTTAACGATGAAGAAAAGGGTATACAAGCGACTTATCAGGCTGCAAAAGCTTTGAGTGCGTATTATTTTGATATAGGATTTGAAAAAATCACTCTTATTGAAGATCGTTTTAAAGAATATGAGCATGCTATTCGCTCAAAATCAGAACTTATCAATCGTATTAAGGTTTATCTAGCGGGTTCTAGAGCTATGAATCTGATTTATAATGAAAGCTATACAAATTCACAGAATGATTTTTTAAAAGTTAAAGAATTGCTTGATTATATGATGAGTTTTGATATGCTTGAAGAGCCAAATTTAAATGAAATAAAAAAGGAATTGGACGAGTTTTTATCGCCTTTAAAAGAAAAAATTTCAATGCTTGCTAAAATTCTACTTGAAAAAGAAAAGATAGAATATAGTGATGTTAAAGAAGTGGTACAAATTTAA